Proteins encoded within one genomic window of Spirochaeta isovalerica:
- a CDS encoding (deoxy)nucleoside triphosphate pyrophosphohydrolase has protein sequence MSINHSIAGIVRRDGKFLIAKRKPGGALSEKWEFPGGKVEQGETDREAIIREWDEEFRIDVEPGVFICSGTFSHKGKDFLLSAYEVTLLSENFQLLEHTEIQWKTMDTIEKMDVADSDRGLFSQIKEFYSLN, from the coding sequence ATGTCAATTAATCATTCCATCGCGGGAATTGTCCGAAGAGACGGGAAATTCCTGATAGCCAAAAGAAAGCCGGGAGGCGCACTCAGTGAGAAATGGGAATTTCCCGGCGGCAAAGTAGAACAGGGGGAGACTGATCGCGAAGCAATTATCCGCGAATGGGATGAAGAATTCCGCATTGACGTTGAACCCGGTGTCTTTATCTGTAGCGGAACATTTTCCCATAAAGGGAAAGACTTTCTCCTATCTGCGTATGAGGTGACACTTCTTTCCGAGAACTTTCAGTTGCTTGAACATACGGAGATACAATGGAAAACCATGGATACTATAGAAAAGATGGATGTTGCCGATTCAGACCGGGGACTTTTCTCTCAGATAAAAGAGTTTTACAGCCTTAACTAG
- a CDS encoding glucose-1-phosphate adenylyltransferase encodes MAKVLSLILGGGKGTRLYPLTQSRSKPAVPFGGKFRLVDIPISNCINSGFRQIYILTQFNSASLHTHINTTYKFDNFSKGFIEILAAEQTFEHDSWYEGTADAVRKNFQHYASLEPDYYLILSGDQLYKMDLESFLDEHIKNGADVSIASTPVTRRAANDLGIVKIDETGKIIEFHEKPGPDKDISDLKIPPSQSDGSDKEYLASMGIYIFNASAMEEGLDNKDSDFGKQIIPSMISTKNVHAYTYKGYWEDIGKISDFFDATLNLATPVPQFNLYDEENPIYTKQRDLPPSKINSCTINSSLATEGSIITDSYISNSVIGIRTIIDSGATLDGVYCMGADRYETLAEKEENRRRGIPNIGIGSGSIIKGAIIDKDVRIGSACRIGVDKMDRKDGSYENYHIIDGIIVIPKKTVIPDGTII; translated from the coding sequence ATGGCAAAGGTTCTCAGTTTAATATTAGGCGGCGGAAAAGGTACCAGATTATATCCTCTGACGCAATCACGTTCCAAGCCTGCCGTACCTTTCGGAGGAAAATTCCGTCTGGTCGATATCCCCATTTCCAATTGTATTAATTCGGGGTTCCGTCAAATTTACATACTGACTCAATTCAATTCCGCTTCACTTCATACCCATATTAATACGACTTATAAATTCGATAATTTCTCCAAGGGATTCATTGAGATTCTCGCAGCTGAACAGACATTCGAACACGATTCCTGGTATGAAGGAACAGCTGATGCCGTAAGAAAAAACTTCCAGCATTACGCATCTCTGGAACCGGATTATTATCTGATTCTTTCAGGGGATCAGCTCTATAAAATGGATCTGGAGAGTTTTCTCGACGAGCATATAAAAAATGGAGCTGACGTTTCCATAGCATCGACACCTGTGACAAGAAGAGCGGCCAATGATCTGGGAATAGTAAAAATTGATGAAACCGGTAAAATTATTGAATTTCATGAAAAACCGGGCCCCGATAAAGACATTTCAGATTTAAAAATCCCCCCGTCACAGTCCGATGGATCGGATAAGGAGTACCTCGCTTCTATGGGGATTTACATCTTTAACGCTTCAGCGATGGAAGAAGGCCTGGATAACAAGGATTCCGATTTCGGGAAACAGATCATTCCCTCCATGATTTCCACAAAAAATGTCCACGCCTACACCTACAAGGGATACTGGGAGGATATCGGAAAGATCTCCGACTTCTTTGACGCCACTTTGAACCTGGCGACCCCTGTCCCTCAGTTTAATCTATATGATGAAGAAAACCCTATCTATACGAAACAGAGAGACTTGCCGCCTTCTAAAATAAATTCCTGTACAATCAATAGTTCCCTTGCAACGGAAGGTTCAATTATTACGGACTCTTATATCAGCAACTCGGTAATCGGAATCAGAACGATAATCGACTCGGGAGCCACGCTTGACGGGGTTTACTGTATGGGCGCGGATCGTTATGAAACGCTTGCGGAAAAAGAAGAAAATAGAAGACGGGGAATTCCCAATATCGGAATCGGTTCCGGCTCTATCATCAAAGGCGCCATAATTGACAAAGATGTCCGAATCGGAAGTGCCTGCCGTATAGGTGTTGATAAAATGGACCGGAAAGACGGTTCATATGAAAACTACCATATTATTGACGGCATCATTGTAATACCGAAAAAGACGGTTATTCCAGACGGAACGATAATCTAG
- a CDS encoding DEAD/DEAH box helicase, giving the protein MMNSLSSIIKNLKEDKNFLSCVTRWEHIPPREGKYAQLPDDLNGIIKKSLSNKGIEKLYTHQRICYETAREKKDLVVVTPTASGKTLCYNLPVLQTLMENEEARALYLFPTKALSQDQQASLNEIVLDGDLPVKICTYDGDTPGSLRISARKSGRIIITNPDMLHSGILPNHPKWIEFFKSLQYIVLDEVHTYRGVFGSHMTNLIRRIKRIAEFYGSDPVFICCSATIGNPKELTERILERETVLVDDNGSPSGEKHIILYNPPLVDPVQGIRRGIVLEAQRMALKLLKGGVKTIVFARSRVKTELISSYLNKSLSNHYNENFRIKVEPYRGGYLPGERRMIEKGLRDGTISGVVSTNALELGIDIGGLDASILAGYPGSIASAWQQAGRAGRSSQLSLSMIIASSSPVDQYLTQNPEYFFGASPESGFVDPDNLFILIDHLKCAAFEIPFKKGELFGSEVEELLDYLEENGVLRHTGDTWHWADRSYPSERISLRSGAEENVVIIDTTRGRHEVIGEMDAHSARELLFEEAVYIHKGDQYKVLKLDLENHLCHVEESTVNYYTDSILKTDIKVLGVDDEESVMGLNLVSSDILVRSEVSKYKKIKFQTHENIGYGDIFLPEYEMHTRSAVLLFSEDSPAREAFEEIPGELQAPVMSRFATVVRNTAPLFLLCGRGDIGVAGRVRDPHFEQPGLYFFDNYPGGIGLADGFHLQMRNILEASLSLIEGCQCREGCPSCVGPCDDRDDFSGNPKDATKRFLKAWLSGFSR; this is encoded by the coding sequence ATGATGAATAGCCTGAGTTCAATTATAAAAAATCTAAAAGAAGATAAAAACTTCCTATCCTGTGTCACCAGGTGGGAACATATTCCTCCGAGGGAAGGAAAATATGCCCAATTGCCAGATGACCTGAACGGTATAATAAAAAAATCACTATCCAATAAAGGAATTGAGAAACTCTATACGCATCAGAGGATCTGTTATGAGACGGCCCGGGAGAAGAAGGATCTTGTCGTCGTCACTCCAACGGCATCGGGCAAGACTCTCTGTTATAATCTTCCGGTTTTGCAGACACTGATGGAGAATGAAGAAGCGAGAGCCCTCTATCTGTTTCCGACGAAAGCTCTTTCCCAGGATCAGCAGGCATCGCTTAACGAAATAGTACTCGATGGTGATCTGCCTGTTAAAATCTGCACTTATGATGGAGATACTCCCGGCTCATTGAGAATCTCCGCCCGTAAAAGCGGACGTATCATTATCACCAATCCCGATATGCTCCATTCGGGAATTCTTCCCAATCACCCCAAATGGATTGAGTTTTTCAAATCCCTCCAGTATATCGTACTTGATGAAGTTCACACATACAGAGGCGTTTTCGGCTCCCACATGACCAATCTGATCAGAAGGATAAAGAGGATTGCCGAATTTTACGGCAGCGATCCTGTCTTCATCTGCTGCAGCGCCACTATTGGAAACCCCAAAGAACTGACCGAACGGATTCTGGAACGGGAGACCGTCCTGGTTGATGATAATGGCTCTCCTTCGGGGGAAAAACATATCATACTCTATAATCCTCCTCTCGTTGATCCTGTGCAGGGAATTCGGAGAGGAATCGTTCTGGAAGCACAGCGCATGGCTCTTAAATTGCTGAAAGGAGGAGTCAAAACCATAGTTTTCGCACGTTCAAGAGTGAAGACTGAGCTTATCAGTTCATATCTTAATAAAAGCCTTTCCAACCACTACAACGAAAACTTCCGCATTAAAGTGGAACCCTACAGAGGGGGGTATCTGCCCGGAGAACGCAGGATGATAGAAAAGGGGCTTCGCGATGGTACCATTTCCGGCGTTGTCTCCACAAATGCTCTCGAGCTGGGAATTGATATCGGCGGACTTGATGCATCTATTCTGGCAGGTTATCCCGGATCAATAGCTTCGGCCTGGCAGCAGGCGGGAAGGGCCGGAAGAAGCAGTCAGTTATCGTTGAGCATGATTATCGCTTCCAGCTCGCCGGTGGACCAGTATCTGACACAGAACCCCGAATACTTCTTCGGAGCGTCTCCCGAATCCGGTTTTGTAGACCCCGATAATCTTTTCATATTGATTGATCACTTGAAGTGCGCCGCTTTTGAAATCCCTTTTAAAAAAGGAGAACTGTTCGGTAGTGAAGTGGAAGAACTGCTCGATTATCTGGAAGAGAACGGCGTTCTGAGGCATACCGGAGACACTTGGCACTGGGCGGACCGATCCTATCCGTCAGAAAGAATATCTCTGAGAAGCGGAGCAGAAGAGAATGTCGTTATCATAGACACGACCCGCGGACGGCATGAAGTGATCGGGGAAATGGATGCCCATTCGGCTAGAGAGCTTCTCTTCGAGGAAGCGGTTTATATACATAAAGGGGACCAGTATAAGGTTCTCAAACTCGATCTTGAAAACCATCTTTGCCATGTCGAGGAATCGACAGTGAATTATTATACAGATTCCATACTCAAAACGGATATAAAAGTTCTGGGAGTCGATGATGAAGAATCTGTAATGGGATTAAATCTCGTTTCCAGTGATATTCTTGTGCGCAGCGAAGTCTCGAAATATAAAAAAATAAAATTCCAGACTCATGAAAACATAGGATACGGAGACATTTTTCTTCCCGAGTATGAAATGCATACGCGGAGTGCGGTTCTTCTTTTTTCCGAAGATTCTCCTGCCCGGGAAGCTTTTGAAGAAATCCCCGGTGAGCTGCAGGCACCGGTTATGTCCCGTTTTGCCACAGTGGTCCGCAACACCGCGCCTTTGTTTCTTCTCTGCGGGAGAGGAGATATAGGTGTCGCGGGTAGGGTGAGAGATCCTCATTTTGAACAACCCGGATTATACTTTTTCGATAATTACCCCGGCGGAATCGGCCTCGCGGATGGTTTCCATCTGCAAATGAGAAATATACTGGAAGCATCTCTTTCTCTTATTGAGGGATGCCAATGCCGGGAAGGATGCCCATCCTGCGTCGGCCCCTGTGATGATAGAGACGATTTTTCCGGGAATCCCAAGGATGCAACGAAGCGTTTTCTCAAAGCATGGCTAAGCGGTTTTAGCCGATGA
- a CDS encoding ribonuclease H-like domain-containing protein, with protein sequence MSRRDALAGRLARLKKDGLSPPVKKTHGKVINQPFKLSHLDGWSEISPYVWKKTVSYENPLNEVYPQSLLLPQETRSDNLIFYDTETTGLSTGAGTIPFLIGIGCVNDRRFEITQLFLADYPGEIHLLEELNRLFREDAVFVSYNGKTYDSHLINTRFLMNGLRVKKRQEVDLLYTSRRLWKNILDNCRLGTIEKEIMSITRGPDIPGAEIPDVWFDFLKTGDTEKLERVFSHNLQDIYSLSLLLHQIEEIIEGKASHLSYDRFSLGRTLLFHNRHEGINLLQQELDRGNRKAGEFLSLYWKRHGEWDKSVAIWQRMNHRGYHYFSVEELAKFYEHKAKDYREALKYIDKILKGPVPPAQEIREKLIHRKKRLLLKLEKEV encoded by the coding sequence ATGAGCCGCCGCGATGCCCTGGCCGGACGACTGGCCCGCCTTAAAAAAGACGGGCTGTCTCCGCCGGTAAAAAAAACGCATGGCAAAGTAATAAATCAGCCCTTCAAACTTTCTCACCTGGACGGGTGGTCCGAAATCAGCCCTTATGTCTGGAAAAAAACCGTTTCTTATGAAAATCCTTTGAATGAAGTATATCCGCAGTCACTTCTCCTTCCACAGGAGACGAGAAGCGATAACCTGATTTTTTACGATACGGAAACTACGGGATTGTCTACCGGAGCCGGAACCATTCCTTTCCTTATAGGAATCGGCTGTGTTAATGATAGACGTTTTGAAATCACCCAGTTATTTCTCGCCGATTACCCCGGTGAGATCCATCTGCTGGAAGAACTTAACCGTCTTTTCAGAGAAGATGCTGTGTTTGTTTCCTACAATGGAAAAACCTATGATTCTCACCTCATTAATACCCGCTTTCTCATGAACGGCTTAAGAGTTAAAAAAAGACAGGAAGTGGATTTGCTCTATACAAGCCGGAGACTGTGGAAAAACATACTGGATAATTGCCGCCTGGGTACGATAGAAAAAGAAATAATGTCAATAACACGGGGACCGGATATTCCCGGAGCCGAAATACCCGATGTGTGGTTTGATTTTTTAAAAACCGGGGATACGGAAAAACTGGAAAGAGTTTTTTCACACAATCTTCAGGATATTTACAGTTTATCTCTACTGCTGCATCAGATAGAAGAAATAATTGAGGGAAAGGCGTCTCACCTTTCCTATGACAGATTTTCTCTTGGCAGAACGCTTTTGTTTCATAACAGACACGAGGGTATTAATTTACTGCAGCAGGAACTGGATAGGGGAAATAGAAAAGCCGGAGAGTTTCTAAGCCTTTACTGGAAACGCCATGGAGAGTGGGATAAGTCTGTTGCTATCTGGCAACGTATGAATCATAGAGGATATCATTATTTTTCTGTGGAAGAATTAGCCAAATTTTATGAACATAAAGCAAAAGATTACAGAGAAGCATTAAAATATATTGATAAAATTCTCAAAGGACCTGTTCCACCGGCTCAGGAAATCAGGGAAAAACTGATTCATAGAAAAAAAAGGCTGCTTTTAAAGCTTGAGAAAGAAGTTTAG
- a CDS encoding glycogen synthase: MSESRKILMVSSEAVPYAKTGGLADMVSALALHLRESGDDVRIVIPRYYSIDKSKLEKINGPLGVPTGTDEKWTAVYKDMLKGKVPIYFIDYDQLYGRAGIYGPSGSESFEDNAERFNLLSRASFQLCRMLGWYPDVMHCHDWSAGLIPIYLNTTEFAGDFSQTASVFTIHNIGYQGVFPAEETIHTGLVETAAMLHKDNMNFLKCAIDQSHVITTVSPTYAKEIQTEQYGEGLEHLLDYRKYDLYGILNGVDYNDWNPETDPFIAPDNYSKEDMANKKKLKALLQEEAGLEVTDKKPLIGIVSRLADQKGFRELCEPFYGCLASLCRYIDLQFVILGTGEKWCEEELSRLNSTLPNLHAWTEFDNRKAHLIEAGSDFFLMPSRYEPCGLNQLYSLKYGTLPIVRMTGGLADTVENYNQQTGNGTGFTFYDLTPEAIYNVVGWAVWAWYNKKDHIEKMRQKAMSRDFSWNEPVKEYRKVYDIAMTKRRS; this comes from the coding sequence ATGTCCGAAAGTCGAAAAATCCTGATGGTCAGCAGTGAAGCTGTCCCTTATGCCAAGACAGGCGGACTTGCTGATATGGTGAGCGCTCTGGCTCTGCACCTCAGAGAATCCGGCGATGATGTCCGCATCGTTATTCCCCGATATTACAGCATAGACAAATCGAAACTGGAAAAAATCAACGGTCCGCTCGGAGTTCCTACCGGAACCGATGAGAAATGGACTGCCGTCTACAAAGATATGCTCAAAGGAAAAGTTCCGATATATTTCATCGATTACGACCAACTTTACGGAAGAGCCGGTATTTACGGGCCTTCAGGGAGCGAATCCTTTGAAGACAATGCAGAGAGATTCAATCTTCTTTCGAGAGCTTCATTTCAATTATGCAGAATGCTGGGCTGGTATCCCGATGTGATGCATTGTCATGACTGGTCAGCCGGCCTGATCCCTATCTATTTGAATACAACGGAGTTTGCCGGTGATTTTTCTCAAACGGCTTCGGTTTTTACAATCCACAACATCGGGTACCAGGGCGTCTTTCCAGCTGAAGAAACCATTCATACGGGATTGGTTGAAACGGCCGCCATGCTCCACAAAGATAATATGAATTTTTTAAAGTGCGCTATCGATCAGAGTCACGTCATAACGACGGTTTCACCGACATACGCGAAGGAGATCCAGACGGAACAGTATGGTGAAGGTCTTGAACATCTGCTTGATTACAGAAAGTACGATCTATACGGAATTCTCAACGGCGTGGATTACAATGACTGGAATCCCGAGACTGATCCTTTTATTGCGCCTGATAATTATTCAAAAGAAGATATGGCCAATAAAAAGAAACTGAAGGCTTTACTGCAGGAGGAAGCCGGTCTGGAAGTAACCGATAAAAAACCCCTTATCGGTATTGTCAGCCGCCTCGCGGACCAGAAAGGCTTCAGAGAACTCTGCGAACCTTTTTACGGCTGTCTCGCTTCGCTTTGCCGTTATATCGATCTGCAGTTCGTTATACTTGGCACGGGAGAGAAATGGTGCGAAGAGGAATTGAGCAGGCTTAACTCTACTTTACCCAATCTTCATGCCTGGACGGAGTTCGACAACCGGAAAGCTCATCTAATAGAAGCCGGCTCCGATTTTTTCCTCATGCCGAGCCGTTACGAGCCATGCGGTTTAAACCAGTTGTACTCTCTAAAATACGGAACTCTTCCCATAGTTCGCATGACCGGAGGCCTGGCCGATACCGTTGAGAACTACAATCAACAAACCGGAAATGGTACCGGATTCACTTTTTACGATCTGACACCTGAAGCCATATACAACGTCGTGGGATGGGCAGTCTGGGCCTGGTATAATAAAAAGGACCATATTGAGAAAATGAGGCAGAAAGCCATGTCCCGGGATTTTTCCTGGAACGAGCCGGTGAAAGAATACAGAAAGGTTTACGATATCGCCATGACCAAGAGAAGAAGCTAA
- a CDS encoding GNAT family N-acetyltransferase, with amino-acid sequence MKWTICGKSDLGKLVDFSLQNEWEHSFFTSRLIEEGEFVLPQRNRFPVFILKDGSSIRGACMITSWGSLFPVFSQIDPPDNKTLRELMTKLKLSLRKVYSLMGTEERVELLRPFLNREKEIPVNYNLMVKEAYGLPVQSPLSADCSIHLAGPDDSASLLGLELEYQREEVFLDPTQIDSSRIYHNLRGTLSEQIVFYVLRNSLPVAKAGTNARGYAWNQIGGVYTDKSMRNQGFSTKLMSHLIGYLEKEGKKTTLFVKENNVSAEKVYNKLGFQRRKGFTIIYYL; translated from the coding sequence ATGAAGTGGACAATCTGCGGGAAATCCGATCTGGGAAAACTTGTTGATTTTTCACTGCAGAACGAATGGGAGCACAGTTTTTTTACTTCCCGACTGATTGAAGAAGGTGAATTCGTTCTTCCCCAGCGGAACCGTTTTCCCGTATTTATTTTAAAAGACGGTTCATCGATCAGAGGAGCCTGCATGATAACATCATGGGGGAGCCTGTTTCCGGTTTTTTCTCAGATTGATCCTCCCGATAATAAAACTCTCAGAGAATTGATGACCAAGTTGAAGTTAAGTCTGAGAAAAGTCTACTCACTGATGGGCACTGAGGAACGGGTTGAATTGCTCCGACCCTTTTTGAATAGAGAAAAGGAAATTCCGGTCAATTACAATCTCATGGTGAAAGAGGCATACGGTCTGCCTGTTCAGTCTCCCCTATCGGCAGATTGCTCCATTCATCTCGCGGGACCCGATGATTCGGCATCGCTGCTGGGGCTCGAACTGGAATATCAGAGAGAAGAAGTTTTCCTGGATCCGACGCAGATAGACAGCTCCAGAATCTACCACAATCTCAGAGGGACTTTAAGCGAGCAGATCGTATTCTACGTACTACGGAATTCACTGCCCGTCGCCAAGGCCGGGACCAATGCGAGAGGATATGCCTGGAACCAGATCGGGGGAGTATACACTGACAAATCTATGCGGAATCAGGGATTTTCCACAAAGTTAATGTCCCATCTGATCGGTTATCTTGAAAAAGAAGGCAAAAAGACAACACTATTTGTAAAAGAGAATAATGTCTCAGCTGAAAAAGTGTATAATAAACTCGGTTTTCAACGCCGGAAAGGTTTTACCATAATCTACTATCTCTGA
- a CDS encoding glycoside hydrolase family 3 protein has product MVLKDIRCLIFAVFFLSIPLLNLISSEPQFYSEEDSQELIEEILSLMTDEEKIGQILMLGYMGDRPSDEIMKWVRDRGIGGIKIFGWNANDLSNLTYTISAMQEAAVANRFSIPLLIATDQEGGWVRHVRGNTSITPGNMALGASDYLYDAWKTGYYIGLELKTLGINMNFAPVVDVYLNPEADVIGPRAFSSDPVKTGIMGLSFYKGMDMAGVISTAKHFPGHGDTDKDSHGTLPRIDISLNQLMDVDLIPYKILIGDDVPSIMVGHLAFPLITEDSRPASLSKFFITDLLRDRLNYKGLIISDDLFMHGARSDGLPLPDVCEQGIRAGLDLLLVSRNPMEHEKIWNHLLNLIKADEGFADSVNRSVRQVLKTKMKYLKGPGAVPINPSDRGNPDDHLPAPGAADFFLQQALRSVSILKNLSLPLPEDSRYLLAGSFSSFFYEGRNRFNKSDFHRFSYNPDYREIVETAETISNWSSSYDYIIFNLHNQDSLQILKRLEHLKEKIIVFSVLTPVYLAEVPWVQNSIAVYGTGDESFRAGYAVLSGDYNPDSIVPVSMEGLTE; this is encoded by the coding sequence ATGGTTCTTAAGGATATCCGCTGTTTAATCTTCGCCGTTTTTTTTCTTTCCATCCCGCTATTAAATCTCATTTCATCCGAACCGCAATTTTATTCTGAGGAAGACAGTCAAGAACTGATTGAAGAAATCCTCTCTCTGATGACAGATGAGGAAAAAATCGGTCAGATCCTGATGCTTGGCTATATGGGAGACCGGCCTTCAGATGAGATTATGAAGTGGGTGCGTGATCGCGGGATCGGAGGAATCAAAATCTTCGGTTGGAATGCCAATGATCTTTCCAACTTAACGTACACAATCTCCGCAATGCAGGAAGCCGCTGTCGCCAACCGCTTTTCCATACCTCTTTTAATAGCAACCGATCAGGAAGGCGGCTGGGTTCGACACGTCAGGGGCAATACATCCATTACTCCGGGTAATATGGCTCTCGGTGCTTCAGATTACCTTTATGATGCCTGGAAAACCGGATATTACATCGGTCTTGAATTAAAAACACTTGGCATAAATATGAATTTCGCTCCGGTTGTCGATGTGTATCTCAATCCGGAAGCTGATGTTATCGGACCAAGAGCTTTTTCTTCTGATCCTGTAAAAACCGGTATAATGGGACTCAGTTTTTACAAGGGAATGGATATGGCCGGAGTTATCAGTACCGCGAAACATTTTCCCGGTCACGGCGATACGGATAAGGATTCTCATGGAACTCTCCCCAGGATCGATATATCACTGAATCAGTTGATGGATGTCGATCTGATTCCCTACAAAATCCTCATCGGCGATGATGTACCTTCTATTATGGTCGGCCATCTGGCATTCCCTCTGATCACCGAGGATTCGAGACCGGCCTCGTTATCAAAGTTCTTTATTACAGACCTGCTTCGCGACAGACTAAATTATAAAGGTTTGATAATCTCCGATGATTTATTCATGCATGGTGCAAGATCAGACGGACTCCCCCTGCCCGATGTATGTGAACAGGGAATCAGAGCCGGCCTGGATCTCCTTCTGGTATCGAGAAACCCTATGGAACATGAAAAAATCTGGAATCATCTGCTAAACCTGATAAAAGCTGATGAAGGGTTTGCCGATTCCGTAAACCGTTCAGTCCGCCAGGTTCTCAAAACCAAAATGAAGTATCTCAAAGGACCGGGAGCTGTTCCTATTAATCCTTCTGATAGGGGAAATCCCGATGATCATCTACCGGCTCCGGGAGCCGCAGACTTTTTTCTCCAACAGGCGCTAAGAAGCGTTTCCATACTGAAAAACCTTTCATTACCGCTTCCGGAAGATTCCCGTTACCTGCTGGCCGGTTCCTTTTCTTCTTTTTTTTATGAAGGAAGAAACAGATTCAATAAATCGGATTTTCACCGTTTCAGTTATAACCCCGATTATCGTGAAATTGTAGAAACTGCAGAGACAATCAGTAATTGGTCATCTTCATACGACTATATAATTTTTAATCTTCACAACCAGGATTCTCTGCAAATCTTAAAAAGGCTTGAACATTTAAAGGAAAAAATAATTGTCTTTTCTGTTCTCACACCGGTGTATCTCGCTGAAGTGCCCTGGGTCCAAAATTCAATAGCCGTGTACGGTACGGGCGATGAATCATTCCGTGCGGGATATGCCGTTCTTTCCGGTGATTACAATCCCGATAGTATTGTACCGGTTTCCATGGAAGGTTTAACCGAATGA
- the trxB gene encoding thioredoxin-disulfide reductase codes for MSTHSDVIIIGGGAAGLSAAQYCARANLNVMVLEKMASGGQALLIDNLENYPGFPGGINGFEFSERLEEQAKKFGAEFTNTSVRTVEKDGDIFTVETDKGLMTCSAVIVATGAAHRHLGVPGEEELAGQGVSYCATCDGPFFRDGKILVVGGGDAACDEASFLSNLTDRVVHIHRRDRFRAQKSVAEKALKNPSINVRFNHILEEINGDGKVSSVVFRNTITGETYSEEMDAVFIFIGSDPVTSCVPQVKKDESGYIITDEKMETSVKGLFAAGDVRNTPFRQLVVSASDGAIAAHYAAKYIDELKGQAYGA; via the coding sequence ATGTCTACACATAGTGATGTTATAATCATAGGAGGCGGAGCGGCCGGTTTATCAGCAGCTCAATACTGCGCCAGAGCAAACCTTAACGTTATGGTTTTAGAGAAAATGGCTTCCGGAGGACAGGCTCTTCTCATAGATAATCTGGAGAATTATCCGGGTTTCCCCGGCGGAATAAACGGTTTTGAATTCAGCGAAAGACTTGAGGAACAGGCCAAAAAATTCGGTGCGGAGTTTACCAATACCTCTGTTCGAACTGTTGAAAAAGACGGAGATATTTTTACAGTAGAAACGGATAAAGGCCTTATGACCTGCTCCGCGGTCATAGTAGCGACTGGAGCAGCGCATAGACATCTCGGAGTGCCTGGAGAAGAAGAACTGGCCGGACAGGGCGTATCATATTGCGCCACCTGTGACGGACCTTTTTTCAGGGATGGGAAGATTCTTGTTGTCGGTGGAGGTGATGCCGCTTGTGATGAGGCGTCTTTTCTATCCAATCTTACTGATCGCGTCGTTCACATTCACAGGCGTGATCGTTTCAGGGCACAAAAGTCCGTAGCAGAAAAGGCGCTGAAGAACCCCTCGATAAATGTTAGATTCAATCATATCCTTGAAGAAATCAATGGTGACGGCAAAGTTTCTTCTGTTGTATTCAGGAACACGATTACAGGAGAAACATATAGTGAAGAAATGGATGCCGTATTCATTTTCATTGGTTCCGATCCTGTTACATCCTGTGTACCTCAGGTAAAAAAAGACGAGTCCGGGTATATAATCACCGACGAAAAAATGGAAACATCTGTAAAAGGCCTATTCGCGGCAGGAGATGTGAGAAACACGCCTTTCAGACAGCTGGTTGTCTCAGCTTCAGATGGTGCGATAGCTGCTCATTATGCAGCGAAGTATATAGATGAACTGAAAGGTCAGGCTTACGGAGCATAA